The genomic window gctagaaaaaagaacaaactaagcccaaagttagtagaaggaaggaaataacaaaagccagaagggaaataaatgaaatagagactaaaaaaacaatagaaaagatcaatgaaaatacgagcttttaagaaaaactatttattttaggggcacctgggtggcttagtgggttaagcatctgccttcggctcaggtcatgatctcagggtcctgggatggagcctgcatcgggctctctgttcagcagggagcctgcttccccctctctctctgcctgcctctctgcctacttgtgatctctctgtcaaataaagtctttaaaaaattatttactttttttatttttaaaagattttatttattttatttgacagaaagagttcacaagtaggcggagaggcaggcagagagggagaggaggaagcaggctccccactgagcagagagcccgatatggggctcgatcccaggaccctgagatcatgacctgagctgaaggcagacgctcaaggACCAAGCCTCCCGGATGCCCCAATTTGACAGACTTGATTTCAATTCTATCATAATATTTTGTTACAattattatgtgtattatattatttttatcatgagtctgttttctttgcttcaacaaaagttaaaaaaaatgatttctttcgATGTTAGGGAATGCTTGTGGTTTTGTTGTATTGATGCTTTCTGCTAGTATCTTTCTATATTGCCCAAATAAGAGCCCGCTCGTCTTGTCTGGGCTTCTAGTATTGGTTTGTCAGCTTTACGTGATATCCTTGACCCCCACCTATTACCTGTGTCATCAAACCTCTTCCTTACTGCAAGGACTTCCCCATCCCTAGCAGATTTATCAGGGCATTTTTGTCTCCGTCATGGTGCATTTCTCCCTAAATGTATGAAAACCGTAGCTGCcaaaagatgaaaagatgaagAATGTCTGACTCATCCCAGGAGTCCCAATTCCTGGTACCTCTTGGAACACACACAGTGTAGGCCAGCATATGTCCTTCCAAATCTCTGCAGTCTTGGGAGGATGCCGGTGTCTGACTTAGCTGAGGCCACAGCAAAAGAACAGAAGGCACACTCCGGTGGGCTTCTCAAGAGAGCTGAATGAAAGGACTGTCTATGGATGGGTAAACAGGTGGAGGGAAATTGCGTGGAAGGGCAAAGCCCCCTGAGGCTCTCCCGATTGGGCAGTCACCACTGTCACCACTCCCAGTGGTTTTGTTGCCCAGCTCGGCGGGAGATGGAGAACGGCTGTCAGGAAGGGGTTGTGGCCGTGGAGAGTGTAGTCGCAGCCAGAAGTGGGGTACGTCAGGAGAGAGCAGGAGTAGAGGAGCTAGGTGAGAAATACCCCAACCTCTGCTTGCTTTCTGGTCTCCTGCTGGTGTGTTAGCCAAGCCTGGCTGAAAGCTAGGGGGGCATATGGTGGGGTCAAGGTGGTGCAAGTTGCAGGGGTCAGTTCTCCGGGCAGAGAAGGGCAGAAAAGAGAGTTGGGTCTGGGGAAGAGGGAAATGCTGAACAGCTAACATGGTGGTTTGTTTCATCGCCGGTCTCCTAAAGTGGGGGCCTTCTTGCTTTGGAGGATGCCGTGTCTGATCCCCTGAAGGTATTGGTCCGTTTTGCAGCACACACACTCAAACTGAAGGGTTgttttctttccacagcttgCCTTTCTGGGTGAAGGAGAAGGCCAACAGGCTGAAACACGAGATAAGAGAGGTGGAGGAGCTTGACAACTGGCGACCAGCGTCCCCCTTGGTGCACAGTTTATACCCTCCTGGTGGGTTAAAGAACCTTCAAAGAACAGTATAAAAACTGGAGGCAAGCCTGGAAGAGAAGGCCTTTGAGAGGCTTCAcagtggagaggagagaaggcGAAGCCTTTCCCAGAGTGGATGGTGTCCTATGCCTCAACGTGGTCCCTTGGGCTGATGTCACGGCCACGCTTCACTGGTTGAGTGTGTTGGTTGAGCACTGGTAATCTTAGAATGGAGTACAGCCTTTAACTCCGTGCCTCTATCCACAGGTTCTCTGGATTCTGCAAGACAGTCCTGAACAGAAACAGGCCCGTAGAACCCGTACTGACTGTAGTCAGGGGAGCCTCTTCCGACCAATCGCTTCTGTCAGTGTGACTGCTCTAAGTCAAACGTTTGACTTTGATGAGTAATCACGGTGCTGTGCTCTTTTTAACTGTATATTTTGAGAACTTTCAAACTTACAGAGAAGTTGTGAGACTCATTCAATGAACAAATCCCCACATATCCTTCATCCAGAATCTACAACTGTTACCATTTGTCAAACTTggtgccttctctctctttcttttgttacTCTTATTGTTTTGTGGAATTATTTGAGAATGAGTGGCCGCCATCATAGtcctttactatatattttacatgtatctCCTGAGGTCAAGGATCTTCTCCAACGGCCGTCATACAAGTATCAAATTCAGAGAACTTAACACTGATGTAATTCTACTGGTAGACGGTCCACCTTCAGTTTTCTTCAGTTAAATTTAGTTTTTGAAGGATGCTCTCAAATCATTGGTAAAATGCAGGCATGGGGCTTTCATTAATTTGGTAAAATTGTTCTCATTAATACTATTTTGAGATTTTCTCTACTATTTGCTTGGTACATATCAGAATAATGTGAAGGCTGGATCTCCACAGGTCATTCATACCATTATCCTGCATCGCCGTTCTCCACTTCTGTAGCATTTGTCCACATGGCCACGCAGGATGAGAGCTCCATGAGGACCGGTCCTGAGTTTTTGGGCCTTTCCTCAATGAGGCAAGAAGCAAATATCTGGAGAAAAAATGGGAACAAAAGCCAACTGTATACAGTCAGGCCAGGCTATCACCCTCTGCAGTCAAGCCAATGactcagcatcttttttttttaagattttatttatttgacacagagagagagagagagagagagatcacaagtaggcagagaggcaggtagagagggggaagcaggctccccgctgagcagagagcctaatatggcgctcatcccaggaccctgagatcgtgacctgagttgaaggcagaggcttaacccactgagccacccaggtgcctcagcagATTATGCCAGTGACTGAGAGCAATGACAGCATCTTGGTAGCCAACCTGTTCCACTAAGGAGACCCCTGCTGGTTGGCTAATGAGGGTTGCAGGTCTGGTCTGCCCAAACCTTAAGGTGGAAAGAGAGAATTGGGGCCCAGACTGACACTCAAAACACCCAAAACATGAGATATGTTCTTTCACTGGCAAAGCATTGTCTCTAGACATAGCTGAAGTAAAGGAACCAGGTTCAGGACCCAGCACATCCACGCTGTCTTCATACTGGCCTTTGGACTAATTAGCAGAGAACATGGTGGTCATACCACCAACAACGGTGTTTGACCACTTCTTGGGTTAGCATCAACACGCCTCTGGGCTGATTCTCTTGCCCCTGGGACACAAAGCTCACTCCTGTCCCCAGCAaaatccagaaaagaaaataaaaccaaacaatttagaagaggaaagaaaaaagaggttgCCAACAGATTTTCTCAAATACGTGCACTcctgaaaaaaacaattttttatgcTTCTAtgagttaaaatataaaaaagtcaGTTGCGACCTCCCGTGTGGATGGATGATGGAGAAcacaatagaaatggaaaaagtgaTCCTGCAGGAATTTCCAGATGGGATTATCTAAGTGGAACAGGAAACACTCTGCTCTGTTGTTTTGGAGGGAAGAAGTCCTACACAGTAAAGGTATTAAGAAAACCAACTGAAGGACAGTTTCAGAAGGTGTATATCAGCCTGTAGATTTCAAAGAGGTCTATATAATTCCTACATATGGCTCTAAACAGAAGGAgataggattaaaaaaagaaagctattgaATAATTGATCTGGAGTTGCAGTGCTACATTCCATCTCCGGGAAATCAGGGCATTCACTGCATTTGGGGTGCTCTGTGGGCACATGTGAGTGGCCAGGTCTTTCTTACTCCTTGGCATTGCCAACCACCAGCAGCTGAGGAGTTCCACTGCTAACTTTGGGCAGGACATAAATTCACGTGCATGCATCTTTTGGGGAGACTAAGGCATAGACCAAATGGCCAAGTGGGAAAAATATGTGGATGTCCTAGCTGTTCCAGTCCTTCTTCTAGGCTCAAAAACGGACATTTTAAGGCTTGAAAATCCCCTTCACCTCACTTTAGGTTCCTTGGTAAATAGTGTGAGTGTgcaggtgtgcatgtgtgtgcgtgtgtgtgtgttcatttctttaaataactgCAGCTTGCAGTCTTAATAGAAATAACCTGTATGTGACATTTCTATGTAAATGCATTAGAGTAACAACTTGATGTTGTACGCAAGGTATTCTAATTTCGGAGcttgggaaaaatgaaaactggCTCTTGTGGCCTGGAGGGAATATTCTGTTTAGTGCTAGTGGCCCCGAAGTCCAAATAAGCTAAATGAAGACCATTCCAAGACTGTTTCTCCAGTCTCTGCACTCTCAGTTGTCAAAATATTAAGATATTAGGATGTTAAACTTCTACAATTCCACAAACAATTTATGAATATTCTGTGTAATTCTAATCGTTGTCTGCATTTCCAGTATGAGTATCCAGTTGGATTAGACTGTTTCCTTTTGCTCGTAGGCATTTGGCCCTCAAAAGTTGGGCAGATAAAAGCCTTGTTTGTAGGATTTGACTTGCTGAAATATGTTAGAGCTGGAATTCCTCCAGATTATGCCAGTGACTGAGAGACTGGAAAATCAGGACAGAGTGATGCCTTGACCTGAAACTAAGCAATGGTCTTGATGTGGAATGGTGTACCTCTTAGGGTTTCTACTGGTCACGTTCCCAGTGGGCTCTGGGAAAGGACACGGGAGCCCATTTGGTGTCCTTCCAATGCTGGGGAACTCTAGGAAGGATTATGGCTTGAGCTTACTCTAGGGATGTGGGGGCCCCTACTGACTTGAGGAGCCAACACTGAGGCTCCCAAACCCGGACTTTGTAAGAAATACATCTGTGAGAAATAAACACTTCTTAATGTGCATGGAGGGACCCGTGCCTCATATCAAGTGCGAAGCCAAAAGTCCCAGTGATTTGTCTTCTGAGGAAATGTATTGGTCTCCATCAAATATGGGAAAAGTGTGGGGACAGCTTCCAGGAGTGATGGCGTGCACATGGCTCTGATCATCTGCTTAGAAATGTGTTCTTTTGTTTGGGTACAGTGTGGGTCAGAGTAAAAATTGGGGTcctttttgtttaaaagattttatttatttatttgacagagagagagagatctcaagtaggcagagaggcaggcagagagagagggggaagcaggctccttgccgagcagagaccctgatgaggggcttgatccaggacccttggatcatgacctgagctgaaggttagaggctttaacccactgatccacccaggtgcccccaaattggGGTCCTTTTAGAAAGGGGGGCAGAATGGACACATGAGGCAtaattatactaaaaattatgtttttttttttaaattggaattcaGGTTTAAGTGGgagttctgtatttttatttgctaaatcttgCAACTTACAGAAGTGAAACAAAGGAGATGGATTTGAGGTCTAACAAAGTGCAAGACACTGAGATGACATGGATGTGGATCGGGGGAGATATGGGAAAGGGACAAGTGGCCACAAGGTGGATGGTGGTGCTCTTGCCAGAGTGACATGTGGTGTCCAACCCATGTGGTATCTTTAGACACTTAGAGAAGGATGCCCTCTTGGTGGACACAGTCCTGTGGATGCATCCTGCCAAGCAGCATGCAAGCTAGATTTCAGCCGCCTTTTGTCCCTTGTGCAGTGAACTACTTATACCACCATACATGGCAACCCGGTACTATTTACTGAAATGAGGAATGCTGGAGAAGTATTGGCTATAGGAGGAGCTCAATTTTGGAAAGTTGAGTTTGAGGAAGCTGTGACACACCCAAGTGGAACTGTTTGGAATGCAGTAGAGTATATGGGTCTGGGGTCTGATACATGAACATAGAAAAGTCTCTTGTGAGAAATATAAATCCCAAGTCTGTGCCATGTAGATGCAGGGTCTAGATATAAATTGCCTGATCAGAATATTGATTCCAAACTGAGAAATAAGCTCAAAAACACTGTTGAGCCTCTGTGGCCTGAGAGAAAACAACATCTGTTCAGAAACACTTTGCCACCTCAGGACACAGGGGACTCCCTAGAAATAATGAATATGAGCAACTGAGGAAAAGGTATTACAAACTACAACTGGATCCACGTGTCAGTAGGTGAAATCCAAGCCGATTTAGCATTACGGTATGAATTACTAGCATTTAGAATGCATGAAATACCATTTCTATCCAGACATTAACCTCTTCCTACCTTAGCTGAGGAGCCTGTGAATGGAAGAGAGAGGCTTAGGGGTAGCAATCTGGTAGACAGGGTGgggcagaggtttttttttttttttttttttttttttggggatTTAATgtctgatcttatttatttgtcactcTTAGAAAATCTCATTTTTGACTGGACTCAGACTTAGAGGTAGAAGCTCTCAGAGAGGACAGCCTCCGTCTCTTGGCAATCTGTTCCTGGCGTTTTTCTTTGGCCTCCTTCATTCTCTTGGCCAAAAGTTTAGCATATTCTGCAGcctcttccttgtttttcttaGTGCGCTGTTTCTTCAAAGCAATACGCCGACGTTTGTGTTGGAGGACACGTGGAGTAACAAGACGCTGTATCTTGGGCGCTTTGGTTCTAGGTTTCTTACCTTCTTTGTTTAAGGGCTTTCTCACAACATACTGGCGGACATCATCTTCTTTAGAGAGATTGAAGAGTTTGCGGATTCCGCTGGCTCTTTTGGGCCCCAGGCGTCGAGGCACAGTAGTATCAGTGAGTCCAGGAAtatccttctcccctttctttaCAATGACCAAGTTGAGAACACTGAGATTGGCATCCACAATGCAACCCCGAACAGATTTGCGCTTTCTCTCTCCCGTCCTCCTTGGTCTGTAGCAGGAATGTCCCTTACTCAGCAGCAGGCGGACACGGCCGTGGGTCAAGACACCCTGCTTCATGGGGAAGCCTTGTTTGTCGTTGCCACCACTGATTCGGACCACATAACCCTTCCATTCTTCACCGAGGGCGTCAGCAGCAACTTCTGTGGCCATACGCTTCTCATAAAAGGTACGAAGTTTGCGTTCATCGTCCACTTCAATGAGTTTCTGGCAGCCAGTAGCTGGGAAAGAGATGTTCAGCTTCATCCTGAAGCGGCCTACCGCCTCCGAGGCGCCACGAAAAAGAGCGGGGCAGAGGTTTTTGTCTTGAAATTATATTTACAAAGTAACACAGTGTTTCTACTGAAATTCCATCTGTTTATTTGGGGAGATAATGAGAGTGGCTATCACCAGCCCCTAATGCCTTGGTATTGTCACAGGCTTCTGACCCTAACGTTAGCTCTTTCCTGCACAGTTTGATgggaaaaacaagaaggaaactAGAATTTCAATTGTCTTCTTGGCTAAGCAAAGTTGGCCCAGACAGAGCTGGCTCTTCAGGAAGGAATGAGAGGTGGGAAAATGCAGAACAATGCAAGATACAAACCCTCCTCCTAACATCTATTCCTTTGTAACTGGCTGGATGTCCATCTTCTTTTTCCTGGGCCAGAATTTCCCCACTTGTGTTTTGTAAATATCAATAGCTATTCTAAGAAGAAAGGTTTCCAGGGTTAAATTAGTTTGGAAATGCTATATTAAAAAGAGattgtagggacgcctgggtggctcagttgctgaagtgtctgccttcgtaAGTGTCTTCCCTTCGGCTGAGggcatgattccggggtccttgTTTGATGAGcagcctgttcctccctctgcctgctgctccccctgcttgtgtggactctctctctccctccctctctccctgtctccaacaaatcaataaaatcttaagggaaaactTCATTTCCTAGGAGTGCTGTAACAAAGAACCACAAAGCGTGGGTGGCTTACGAtaagagaaatttattctctcacagttcaggAGACTGGAAGTCCGAAATTAAGGTGTCAGCAAGATTCGTTCATCCTTGGGTGCTCAAAGAGAGAAGAtattccatgcctctctcctagtTCCAGTGTTGCTGGCCATCCTTggctttccttggcttgtagatgcatCATGCATTCCAACCTCtgctttcttcattaaaaaaaaaaaagattttatttgagagagagagaatgagagagagagagagcatgagaggagggagggtcagagggagaagcagactccctgctgagctgggagctctgACATGGGGActggatccagggactccagccaggatcatgacctgagctgaaggcagtcgcttaactaactgagccacccaggcgccccgccttcTTCTCCATATAGGGCTCCCCTGTGTGTCAacgtctcttctcttcttttaaggacaccagtcattggattaaggtccaccctactccagtatgacctcatcttcacTTGATTACATCTACAGAGacaatttccaaataaggtcatgttTACAGGTATCAGGGATTAGAACTTGGAACATATTTGTTCGGGGTTCACAATTTTACCcatgacagggagagacagattTCTTCATCTTACAACATCTATACTGGCTTTGATTTTGGCAACTGTGTAAAAGGGAGTGGACAGAGCATGCTCcttttttcaaattcaaataattattttaaaaacctgtttatttttaatggacTGTCCCCATGTAACCAGAGCTCTGAGGAACACATGTGGGTGAGTAAGAAGGAAGTGGAGTCTCTTTCTCATTAAGCCTCTGTCTGGAACTGACCACTTGCTTTCCTGGAAGATCACAGTGACTGACTGTATAGTCTGGTTGCTTAATGAGGGCTGCTCGTTAAGGCTGCCACGCCAAAGATCCTTGGCAGCCCCTGGGGTGGCAATGGCCTCTTTGTGGGGGTCCTGAGTCCTGGCTGATGAGGGTGGGGTGACATAGTGGGGGTGCTGGCCAATCCATGCCATGCTGTAGGACAACATTTTGTTCATGGCTATGCGGTCTTGTTTTAGACATCCTGGAACTGGCATGATGTTGCATTTTCTGAATCCTTAGACATGCAGTCTGCATGTTCAAGGGAGCCTTGGAGGACATTTGTCAGGGCTGCACCGTCCCAGTGGGCAGGCTGTACAGTGCATGCTCCTAGCGGGCACTATTTATGTCATAGACACGGTCGATCTCACATTCCTGTACTAtatcttttgtttccaaaacatcAGTATTTTGTGACAATTCTCCAGCAGGTGTTAATAAAGTGCCTTGAAGAAGAATCACCTTTTTCTAGTTGGTACAGAGGTTTACATATAGGATAAAGGTGGTCCTGAGTGAGGAGCAGAAGCCATTATCATGGACACTTGTAATGTTAGATCTGAAACAGCTTTTGAGAGAGGACTGGCCCAACTCTGATTTGTTAGGAATCTTGGTTACAGATAAAAGAAACCCAACTCCAACTGGCTAAAGGCAGAAAGGGAACTAATCATAACTCAAGAACAGGGATGCACCTAAGACCGAGGAACATACTGGATTCAGGGACTCTGGCATAGTCAGGACCTACCTCTGTTGTTTTATGCTGTCCTCTCTGCTCTCAATGAATCGGGAActtgctttcttcccttcttaGTCTACATCATACAGAAAAGTGGTGACAGACAACTCCTGGTGTCACATGTTAGAAATTCATTGGCCAACAGAGAGACTGGCCTCTTCTAGGTTCCAGGGTTAAAATTCCTGGGGAGGAGACTTAATTGGTTCAGCTTTGATCAGATCAATCAGATGGCCAGtgttgagagtgtgtgtgtgtgtgtatgtgagagctagagagagggagagagagagaaatatatacatatatatagagagagaaagagaaagagtgagacaCCGTAACCACAGTAACTGAGTGGATGATGGTAGCCGGGGTGGGTAGGAGATAATGGTCACACATCCTATAGAGGAGCATTGCAAACAGAGGTCCAGGACAGAAAATGGCTTGTCACTGGTCACACAGACAGTTGATAGCAGAGATAAGAATGGACGGAGATCTTACATGGACAAGTTTATGTGTCCTTCACAAGCCAACACTGCTTTCAACAAAGTAGTCATTTTATTGGTACAACTTCCCATTTCAAGGCAAAAAAACGTAACAAATATGTAATCAAAAGATTATGTAGCTtttccagaagaggcaaatgaagaaatacaaagagaaaagcattATATAAATACTCAGATGTTTCTTAGTCCACTAAATATTTTCGTACTTTCCAGGGCTGGCATCATAGGGATGTTTTGAAATGGCAAGGGATACTGAGTGAGTCCCTGGGAAGTAGAATGGCAGTTTGACGATCTCTACTTCATTGGGCTTTAGGTATGTTTCAATTAATTTGCCACCCAAATTTATGAGTTAGGCTTTAACTCCACTTTTCAGATGAGGATACTGAGATTCAGCAAGGTTGTTATCCAAGTTGATGGGAGAGCTAAGATTTGAATCCAACCTTAGTTTGTCTAATACGAGTACCTGTCGATGATAATTCTTTAATATCAATCCGCATAGACTGAATAGCGATGTTGACAAACTCTGACGAGGTATTTTTGCAGGTTTCTGGGACAATCGCCGATCATCCGGTGTTGTCCTTCTTGTAACAACAGCTGCCACTTTCGGGCGCAGTTATTATGTATCAGATACTGGGCTAGGTTTATGATCCCATTTAATCCGGGGGACAACGCTATGAGGTTGCTATACTATTACctctattttacagattaaaaaaattaggCTTAAATaagctttttcattttcctgagtATTTTGCGAACGAATTCCTATTAGTTAAATGCCTAATAAAAtgctaaattaataaattaacaaaGCTCGTCTCAGAGGAACGGCGCCATTTCCGCACGCGTGACGTTCCCTCTTTTGGCCACTAGGTGACGTCACGATCAATTCCACCACAACCTTTCCTATTGAACGCCGCAGGCGATATCTCGCGAGAGCCGTGGTTTCCTCCAACCCGTTTTGGGCATGCGCGCGGCGCAAGGCGCTTTACGAAGAGGTGTTTGATGGTTTTCTGCCAGCCTTCCTAGAGCAGAGCTTTAACAAGGCACTTATTCCTTTCAGCAAACGGGTTCTCGCGAGACTTGCTactctgcttcccccaccccccaccccagccttgcGCCTGCGCAGATCTCTTCAAACCAGAAGGTCGCGCTTGGAGGAAGTGGCGGGTTTAGGTCCCGTGGCCGTAGCGCCGTTACTACTTTTGTGAAGCTCCTCTTGGCCACTTGCCGAGACACCCCGCAGCCAAGATGCCTCGAATTATGATCAAGGGGGGCGTGTGGAGGAATACCGAGGTAAGTCCCCTTTTCCCGCCGTCCGCTGCCCTCCGCCCCCTTTGGCAGCTTTTGCGCACGCGCGCGGAGGTCGGGGAGGCGAGGAGGATGCCCTGCGGGGTCTCCATGGTGGGGGGCACCGCGGGGCGGACCCTCGGGGTCTTAATCTGGTGTTCCACCCTGCGTTGTCTGAGCACCCCAAGGACAGGGACTGTGATTTAATCACTTGAGGACGCGCAAGGCACATGTTAGGCCCTTAGTGAATATTTGTTGCATTGAGGACGCGCCCCCGCCTTGGAGGAACTCGCAGTGTAGAGGGGGCGGGGCAGAACATCAGTGAGAGTTGGTAATCTGTTACACCCCTTTCCCTCAGCCCGGCCTGGGTGCCTCTCTGGTAACTCAAATGTAGAGAAGTGCTATGGCCACAACTTTGTTTCTTCGTTGACTTCCTTGCAGAGGGGAAGCAGCTGGAGTGCCAAGTTCAGAGCCGGTGTGTGCGCGCAACCTTGTTATCTTATCAAGGCAGCTTGCCTGTCGTCACCACAGATCCAAGGCCTGTCTCTTCCTGTCACTCCGCCTCAGCCAGGATAGAAGCCAGATAGGACAAACTGCCTACAGTAGTCTGTAGGCTTCCAGAAATGCAATGGATGATGCCAATGGCTGGCTAAAGGGCAGCGGTGAaggagtaaaatatatataagattttgGTGCAGTTTGTGTTCAGAGTGCACTGAATTTGTCAGTTTCTTGAGCACATTGTATCTTTTTACGCAGTGTCTTTTTACTTCTTGTACCTTCTTGGAATGTCCTCCTACTGCTTGACATCTTCCTGACCATCTTTCGAAACAGAAACTCTTGGAATTTTTGCTCAGTCACTCTGTAAAATCACTCTGTAAAAATAATTGACACCCCCAGTGGTCCCATGGCACCTCTTGCATTACCCTTTTGCAAGCATCACATTCTCCTTTGTGATGCTGGTAAATTTCTtaacctctcagagcctcagtctTCTAATGggaatcttcttcttcttcttcttttggggaTTACATGAGTCAACATGTAGAACAGTCTGGCATAGAGGAGTCTTTCAGTAAATGCTAGTTGATAACTGCTTTTCCCCAGCAGACAGTACTGCAAGAGGACATTGTCTTGGAATCCTTAGAACCTAGGTCTGTAACCAACATGAAATAGATTGTTTGGCAAATGTTTGCATAATGAATCTAGTAGGGTGGATAACTGCTATACAT from Meles meles chromosome 5, mMelMel3.1 paternal haplotype, whole genome shotgun sequence includes these protein-coding regions:
- the LOC123941807 gene encoding 40S ribosomal protein S6-like, whose protein sequence is MKLNISFPATGCQKLIEVDDERKLRTFYEKRMATEVAADALGEEWKGYVVRISGGNDKQGFPMKQGVLTHGRVRLLLSKGHSCYRPRRTGERKRKSVRGCIVDANLSVLNLVIVKKGEKDIPGLTDTTVPRRLGPKRASGIRKLFNLSKEDDVRQYVVRKPLNKEGKKPRTKAPKIQRLVTPRVLQHKRRRIALKKQRTKKNKEEAAEYAKLLAKRMKEAKEKRQEQIAKRRRLSSLRASTSKSESSQK